In Streptomyces canus, one DNA window encodes the following:
- a CDS encoding LamG-like jellyroll fold domain-containing protein: protein MPSEAGPSRRTVLTAIGVTSLAGTFAGSVPAAAAPAAVAAPVALPAAAAHWSFDEGSGTTAADASGNAHTATLQGAAGWDTGKVGTHSLSLTAGGNATASGPVVDTSKAFSVAAWVNLAQLGGYQTAVSIDGTAVSAFYLGLRDDTGTFAFARLASDATQGAAVAAAASAPTAGTWTHLVGVSDAAEGVTRLYVNGVLEGETAYTAGWAGTGATAIGRALYGGGQVDQWHGLIDDVQLFPTALTSDQVATLAGVPVESTTPLLSVDVAHPAHAVSPILPGLMFEDINHSGEGGIYAELVQNRSMMASDTSPVHWSAVGGTTLTLDTATPLNEALNRSLKVVLPSGTGAGIRAGVANDGFWGIPVRPRTTYTARLFAKASRRIGPLTVSIESADGGTVYASARIAHIGTTFPDRPFELTLRTGAGAPVTGDARLTVTTADPTAAGETLWLQHVSLFPPTYNSRPNGLRIDLMEKLVALKPKFLRFPGGNFLEGNTIATRFNWKNTIGPVWERPGHMDDAWGYWSTDGLGLMEYLHWVEDMKAQPVLAVFAGYTLRGEHVTGDALKPFIQDALDEIEYVTGPVTSKWGARRAADGHPKPFPLEYVEIGNEDWFDGSGSYDSRFADFYDAIKAKYPHLKLIATTTVTSRTPDLIDEHYYLAPSAAQAATHKYDNRDRASTKVFVGEWAAQEGRPTPDLNAALGDASWLAGLIRNSDQVLMECYAPLFSHVKNNVWATNLIAYDNLTSYVSPSYWAQQMLTSRLGDTVLPATARALPGLATVATRSGKRLYLAVVNYGTEKVEVPVELRGLAKGVRKTATATVLTGPSPTATNTLTEPDTLVPTSRTVTGAAATFTSTLPPLSVTVLELTLN from the coding sequence ATGCCCTCAGAAGCCGGACCGTCCCGCAGGACCGTCCTGACCGCCATCGGTGTCACGTCCCTGGCCGGGACCTTCGCCGGTTCCGTTCCCGCTGCCGCCGCTCCCGCAGCCGTGGCCGCTCCCGTCGCCCTCCCCGCCGCGGCCGCGCACTGGAGCTTCGACGAAGGCTCCGGCACCACCGCCGCCGACGCGTCCGGCAACGCCCACACCGCCACGCTCCAGGGCGCGGCCGGCTGGGACACCGGCAAGGTCGGCACCCACAGCCTGAGCCTCACGGCGGGCGGCAACGCCACCGCGTCCGGACCGGTCGTCGACACCTCGAAGGCATTCTCGGTGGCCGCCTGGGTCAACCTCGCCCAGCTGGGCGGCTACCAGACCGCAGTCAGCATCGACGGCACGGCGGTCAGCGCCTTCTACCTGGGTCTACGAGACGACACCGGCACGTTCGCCTTCGCCCGGCTCGCGTCCGACGCCACCCAGGGAGCCGCCGTCGCGGCCGCCGCCTCCGCCCCGACCGCAGGCACCTGGACCCACCTGGTCGGCGTCAGCGACGCCGCGGAAGGCGTCACCCGCCTGTACGTCAACGGCGTGCTCGAAGGCGAGACCGCCTACACGGCAGGTTGGGCCGGCACCGGCGCCACCGCCATCGGCCGCGCGCTGTACGGCGGCGGACAGGTCGACCAGTGGCACGGCCTGATCGACGACGTACAGCTGTTCCCGACTGCCCTCACCTCGGACCAGGTGGCGACGTTGGCAGGAGTGCCGGTGGAGTCGACGACACCGCTGCTGAGCGTGGACGTAGCACATCCTGCTCACGCGGTCTCCCCCATCCTCCCGGGCCTGATGTTCGAGGACATCAACCACTCCGGCGAGGGCGGCATCTACGCCGAGTTGGTGCAGAACCGCTCGATGATGGCCAGCGACACGTCACCGGTCCACTGGTCCGCGGTGGGCGGCACGACGTTGACGCTGGACACGGCCACGCCGTTGAACGAGGCGCTGAACCGCTCCCTCAAGGTGGTGCTGCCGAGCGGTACAGGGGCCGGCATCCGAGCCGGTGTGGCGAACGACGGCTTCTGGGGCATCCCCGTCCGCCCCCGAACCACTTACACGGCCCGCCTGTTCGCGAAGGCCTCACGCCGCATAGGCCCGCTCACGGTGTCGATCGAGTCGGCGGACGGGGGAACGGTGTACGCCTCCGCGAGGATCGCGCACATCGGTACGACCTTCCCCGACCGCCCCTTCGAACTGACCCTGCGCACGGGTGCGGGCGCCCCGGTCACGGGCGACGCAAGACTGACCGTCACCACGGCCGACCCGACCGCCGCGGGCGAGACGCTGTGGCTCCAGCACGTCTCCCTCTTCCCGCCGACCTACAACAGCCGCCCCAACGGCCTGCGCATCGACCTGATGGAGAAGCTGGTCGCCCTGAAGCCGAAGTTCCTGCGCTTCCCCGGCGGCAACTTCCTGGAGGGCAACACGATCGCGACCCGCTTCAACTGGAAGAACACGATCGGCCCGGTCTGGGAGCGCCCCGGCCACATGGACGACGCGTGGGGCTACTGGTCCACGGACGGACTGGGCCTCATGGAATACCTGCACTGGGTAGAGGACATGAAGGCCCAACCGGTCCTGGCCGTCTTCGCCGGTTACACCCTGAGGGGCGAACACGTCACGGGCGACGCGCTCAAGCCGTTCATCCAGGACGCCCTGGACGAGATCGAGTACGTGACGGGTCCGGTCACCAGCAAGTGGGGCGCCCGGCGTGCGGCCGACGGCCACCCGAAGCCGTTCCCGCTGGAGTACGTGGAGATCGGCAACGAGGACTGGTTCGACGGATCGGGCTCGTACGACTCCCGCTTCGCGGACTTCTACGACGCGATCAAGGCGAAGTACCCCCACCTGAAGCTGATCGCGACGACAACGGTGACGAGCCGCACCCCGGACCTGATAGACGAGCACTATTACCTGGCCCCGTCCGCAGCCCAGGCAGCCACCCACAAGTACGACAACAGGGACCGCGCCTCGACGAAGGTCTTCGTAGGCGAGTGGGCCGCCCAGGAGGGCCGCCCCACCCCCGACCTCAACGCCGCTCTGGGCGACGCGTCTTGGCTGGCCGGCCTGATCCGCAACTCCGACCAGGTCCTGATGGAGTGCTACGCGCCCTTGTTCTCCCACGTGAAGAACAACGTCTGGGCGACGAACCTGATCGCCTACGACAACCTCACGAGCTACGTCTCCCCCAGCTACTGGGCCCAGCAGATGCTGACGAGCAGGCTGGGAGACACGGTCCTGCCGGCCACGGCACGCGCGTTGCCGGGCCTGGCGACGGTGGCGACGCGCTCCGGGAAGCGGCTGTACCTGGCGGTGGTGAACTACGGAACGGAGAAGGTGGAGGTGCCGGTGGAGCTGCGGGGCTTGGCGAAGGGGGTCAGGAAGACCGCCACGGCCACGGTCCTGACGGGACCGTCACCAACGGCGACGAACACCCTGACCGAGCCCGACACCCTCGTGCCCACTTCCCGCACGGTGACCGGCGCGGCGGCGACGTTCACGAGCACGCTGCCACCGCTGTCGGTGACGGTCCTGGAACTCACCTTGAACTGA
- a CDS encoding arabinofuranosidase catalytic domain-containing protein, whose product MRSRLRGPRLRGLLLTLGAVLTLVGGILAGVVGTAGTAAAATSLPCDIYASAGTPCAAAHSTTRALYASYSGSLYQVKRASDGATTNIGVLSAGGYANAAAQDSFCSGTTCTITKIYDQSTHHNDLTIEGPGGNGGQDVGAIADALPVTVGGHKAYGIFVSAGVGYRDNSTTGIATGSSPEGAYMVTSGHHVNNRCCFDYGNAETSGNDTGNGHMDAINFGTECWFAPCSGSGPWVQADLENGLFAGGNGSNTNNKGNSSEYVTALEKNNGTTTYAIKGGNAQSGSLTTWYNGALPNLGGYTPMHLEGAIVLGTGGDNSNGSDGSFFEGVMTSGYPTDAADNAVQANITSVGYTTPAANFPVTGTAYRLTNANSGKVLDAVNCGTGNGTSIDIWASLGNTCQQWKFASAGNGHYTISNVNSGTVLDDKNCAQSNGTAVQLWASLGNTCQQWDVTKVGSHYTISNVNTGMTLDVANCGTANGTAVRQWQQLDNACQQWNIAP is encoded by the coding sequence GTGCGAAGTCGGCTGCGAGGCCCGCGCCTGAGAGGGCTCCTGCTGACACTGGGCGCGGTCCTCACGCTCGTCGGGGGCATCCTGGCCGGAGTCGTCGGCACCGCGGGCACGGCAGCGGCCGCAACGTCCCTGCCCTGCGACATCTACGCCTCCGCGGGGACACCGTGCGCCGCGGCACACAGCACCACGCGGGCGCTCTACGCCTCCTACAGCGGCTCCCTCTACCAGGTCAAGCGCGCTTCGGACGGCGCGACCACCAACATCGGCGTCCTCAGCGCCGGCGGCTACGCCAACGCGGCGGCCCAGGACTCCTTCTGCTCCGGGACGACCTGCACCATCACCAAGATCTACGACCAGAGCACGCACCACAACGACCTGACCATCGAGGGGCCCGGCGGCAACGGCGGCCAGGACGTCGGCGCGATCGCCGACGCCCTTCCGGTCACGGTCGGCGGCCACAAGGCGTACGGCATCTTCGTCTCCGCCGGCGTCGGCTACCGCGACAACAGCACCACGGGCATCGCCACCGGCAGCTCCCCCGAGGGCGCGTACATGGTGACCAGCGGCCACCACGTGAACAACCGCTGCTGCTTCGACTACGGCAACGCCGAGACGTCAGGCAACGACACCGGCAACGGTCACATGGACGCGATCAACTTCGGTACGGAGTGCTGGTTCGCCCCTTGCTCCGGCTCGGGCCCTTGGGTCCAGGCCGACCTGGAGAACGGCCTGTTCGCCGGCGGCAACGGCTCGAACACCAACAACAAGGGCAACTCCAGCGAGTACGTCACCGCCTTGGAGAAGAACAACGGCACGACCACCTACGCGATCAAGGGCGGCAACGCACAATCGGGCTCACTGACCACCTGGTACAACGGCGCGCTACCCAACCTCGGCGGATACACCCCGATGCACTTGGAGGGCGCCATCGTCCTCGGCACCGGCGGTGACAACAGCAACGGCTCGGACGGCTCCTTCTTCGAGGGCGTCATGACCTCGGGCTACCCGACCGACGCCGCCGACAACGCCGTACAGGCCAACATCACCTCCGTCGGCTACACCACCCCCGCCGCGAACTTCCCGGTCACCGGCACCGCCTACCGCCTGACCAACGCCAACTCCGGCAAGGTCCTGGACGCGGTCAACTGCGGCACCGGCAACGGGACGTCGATCGACATCTGGGCCTCACTCGGCAACACCTGCCAGCAGTGGAAGTTCGCCAGTGCGGGCAACGGCCACTACACGATCAGCAACGTCAACAGCGGCACGGTCCTGGACGACAAGAACTGCGCGCAGAGCAACGGCACGGCCGTCCAGCTGTGGGCCTCGCTCGGCAACACCTGCCAGCAGTGGGACGTCACGAAGGTCGGCAGTCACTACACGATCTCCAACGTCAACACCGGCATGACGCTGGACGTGGCGAACTGCGGAACGGCCAACGGCACGGCGGTCCGCCAGTGGCAGCAGCTCGACAACGCGTGCCAGCAGTGGAACATCGCGCCGTGA
- a CDS encoding LacI family DNA-binding transcriptional regulator encodes MEGDRAPVMADVARIAGVSHQTVSRVLNDHPNVRPRTRERVLAAVRELGYRPNAAARTLATRRTRTLGVISFNTTLYGPACMLYGIEQAAREHEYFVTVAAVGSLDRYSVLDAVDRLRDQNVAGIVVIAPQTAAVGALANVPTDVPLVAVGCGTHTALVSVAVDNEAGAELATSYLLDLGHRTVHHLVGPRSWLDAQEREAGWRAALEKRGAPVPEPLAGADWTARTGYEHGRRIAADPEVTAVFCANDHLALGLLRALQQAGRRVPEDISVVGFDDMPETEYFGPSLTTVRQDFDELGRRALRALIELVGDPDAGIPASGERPHIVIPPSLVVRTSATRPRPRTESPT; translated from the coding sequence ATGGAGGGCGATCGCGCACCGGTGATGGCGGACGTGGCCCGCATCGCGGGAGTCTCGCACCAGACCGTCTCCCGGGTCCTCAACGACCACCCCAACGTCCGGCCCCGCACCCGGGAACGCGTGCTCGCCGCCGTCCGTGAACTCGGCTACCGCCCCAACGCCGCCGCCCGCACCCTGGCGACCCGCCGCACCCGCACCCTGGGTGTGATCAGCTTCAACACCACGCTGTACGGCCCCGCTTGCATGCTCTACGGCATCGAGCAGGCGGCCAGGGAGCACGAGTACTTCGTCACCGTGGCGGCGGTCGGCTCACTCGACCGGTATTCGGTGCTGGACGCCGTGGACCGGCTGCGCGACCAGAACGTGGCGGGGATCGTCGTCATCGCGCCCCAGACCGCCGCGGTGGGCGCACTGGCCAACGTGCCGACGGACGTACCCCTGGTCGCGGTCGGCTGCGGCACCCACACCGCGCTGGTCTCGGTCGCCGTGGACAACGAGGCGGGTGCCGAACTGGCCACCTCCTACCTGCTCGACCTCGGCCATCGCACCGTGCACCATCTGGTCGGGCCGCGTTCCTGGCTCGACGCGCAGGAACGCGAGGCCGGCTGGCGCGCCGCGCTGGAGAAGCGGGGGGCTCCCGTGCCCGAACCGCTGGCCGGCGCCGACTGGACGGCTCGTACCGGATACGAGCACGGCCGTCGGATCGCCGCCGACCCCGAGGTCACCGCGGTGTTCTGCGCCAACGACCACCTGGCCCTCGGCCTGCTGCGGGCCCTGCAGCAAGCAGGACGCCGGGTGCCGGAGGACATCAGCGTCGTGGGTTTCGACGACATGCCGGAGACCGAGTACTTCGGCCCGTCACTGACCACCGTCCGCCAGGACTTCGACGAACTCGGCCGCCGTGCCCTGCGGGCGCTGATCGAGCTCGTCGGCGATCCGGACGCCGGGATCCCGGCATCCGGCGAGAGGCCCCACATCGTCATCCCGCCCAGCCTCGTCGTGCGGACCTCGGCGACCCGCCCGCGACCCCGAACGGAAAGTCCGACATGA
- a CDS encoding substrate-binding domain-containing protein gives MLRTRRSRTAATATAVLLSLAAAGCSKSAGGSDASSSAGTKAAAPVTLAGSVTFNQTNLAKLDAALKSALAGKDLSKVDIAMVVNVAADYWKAGQVGFLKGCSDLGIAKSKCTYFAPPGGKLTEQNSELETLRSQGVTGYSISAIDPTSAAGTIHTDVQKGIGVLAIDSPLPGTDAASLYLGTPNYTAGFQAGTAMKQVLAGKGKVAILVGSLTASNATQRIAGFEAALKGTEITVAQKVNDNLQASTATSDAETILANNPDVNGLYGVYSYDGPALAQAVTSAGKTSSVHIVSDDSDAQTLKFIKSGVISGTVVQMPYQQGYTGAYILAAEKVLGKDKTMALVKPYLEKDGSTLSSGVGLVTKSDLSAYQSLESQLGIG, from the coding sequence ATGCTCCGTACCAGAAGGTCCCGCACCGCAGCCACCGCGACCGCCGTGCTCCTCTCGCTCGCCGCCGCGGGCTGCTCCAAGAGCGCGGGCGGCTCCGACGCGTCCAGCTCGGCCGGTACCAAGGCCGCCGCCCCGGTCACGCTGGCCGGCTCGGTCACCTTCAACCAGACGAACCTCGCCAAGCTCGACGCGGCGCTGAAGTCCGCGCTGGCCGGCAAGGACCTGTCCAAGGTCGACATCGCGATGGTCGTGAACGTGGCCGCCGACTACTGGAAGGCCGGTCAGGTCGGCTTCCTCAAGGGCTGCTCCGACCTCGGCATCGCGAAGAGCAAGTGCACCTACTTCGCCCCGCCCGGCGGCAAGCTGACCGAGCAGAACTCGGAGCTGGAGACCCTGCGTTCGCAGGGAGTCACCGGCTACTCGATCTCGGCGATCGACCCGACGTCGGCCGCCGGAACCATCCACACCGACGTCCAGAAGGGCATCGGCGTCCTGGCGATCGACTCGCCGCTGCCGGGCACCGACGCCGCCTCGCTCTACCTGGGCACCCCGAACTACACCGCCGGCTTCCAGGCGGGCACCGCGATGAAGCAGGTGCTCGCCGGCAAGGGCAAGGTGGCCATTCTGGTCGGCTCCCTCACCGCCTCCAACGCCACCCAGCGGATCGCCGGCTTCGAGGCCGCGCTCAAGGGCACCGAGATCACGGTCGCCCAGAAGGTCAACGACAACCTCCAGGCCAGTACGGCGACTTCGGACGCGGAGACCATCCTCGCGAACAACCCGGACGTCAACGGCCTGTACGGCGTCTACTCCTACGACGGTCCCGCGCTGGCGCAGGCGGTGACCTCGGCCGGAAAGACCTCGTCCGTGCACATCGTCTCCGACGACTCCGACGCCCAGACGCTGAAGTTCATCAAGTCCGGCGTGATCTCCGGGACCGTCGTGCAGATGCCGTACCAGCAGGGCTACACCGGGGCGTACATCCTGGCCGCGGAGAAGGTGCTGGGCAAGGACAAGACGATGGCGCTCGTCAAGCCGTACCTGGAGAAGGACGGTTCGACCCTGAGTTCCGGCGTGGGCCTGGTCACCAAGTCCGACCTGAGCGCGTACCAGTCCCTCGAGTCGCAGCTCGGGATCGGCTGA